The following proteins are co-located in the Robbsia betulipollinis genome:
- a CDS encoding OmpA family protein, with protein MNRYRYHAQRNGMRAPEESPFWISMSDMMTGMTALFLVLACAVMVMWTLDTTRPVTPPPAPDAKISPDAAPVQLAQPPRDPAADVPPGGGHDTNRLAVYQTEIAAAMKKISVLSRQYGFSVDTDTGTIDLGQSAVFPRDSDRLTPEQEAQLRRYVAQLMGLLHDDPALSPLKGIIVQGFTDSAGSYLFNLDLSARRSERLMCALLDQGNGAAMTDAERQTIRQLFRVGGYSAGEQKQSAQASRRLALKLDFYGLDERRQVPGPLAMPIGACALESR; from the coding sequence ATGAATCGTTATCGATATCATGCGCAACGCAACGGCATGCGCGCGCCGGAAGAGAGCCCGTTCTGGATTTCCATGTCGGACATGATGACGGGCATGACGGCGCTGTTTCTGGTGCTGGCCTGCGCGGTGATGGTGATGTGGACCCTCGATACGACGCGTCCCGTCACGCCACCCCCCGCGCCCGACGCGAAGATCTCCCCGGACGCGGCCCCCGTGCAACTCGCGCAACCTCCGCGTGATCCGGCCGCCGACGTCCCGCCCGGCGGTGGTCACGATACGAATCGCCTTGCCGTCTACCAGACGGAGATCGCGGCCGCGATGAAAAAAATCTCCGTGCTGTCGCGGCAATACGGCTTCTCGGTGGACACGGACACGGGCACGATCGACCTCGGTCAGTCCGCTGTCTTTCCGCGCGACAGCGACCGGTTGACGCCCGAGCAGGAGGCGCAGTTACGCCGCTATGTCGCGCAGCTCATGGGTCTGCTGCACGACGATCCCGCCCTGTCGCCGCTGAAAGGCATCATCGTCCAAGGTTTCACCGATTCCGCGGGGTCGTACCTGTTCAATCTCGATTTGAGCGCCCGACGCAGCGAAAGGTTGATGTGCGCGCTGCTGGATCAGGGCAATGGTGCGGCGATGACCGACGCCGAGCGGCAAACCATCCGCCAGCTGTTCAGGGTGGGGGGATATTCGGCTGGCGAGCAAAAGCAAAGCGCGCAAGCGAGCCGGCGTCTGGCGCTGAAACTGGATTTCTACGGACTCGACGAACGCCGGCAGGTGCCGGGGCCGCTGGCGATGCCGATAGGCGCCTGCGCGCTCGAATCCCGATAG
- a CDS encoding DUF5993 family protein, with protein MFLPFLLAAAMTTYSMLREREWAYVSWGSMLVLILIFFRYHASDVLSLSF; from the coding sequence ATGTTCCTACCTTTTTTACTTGCCGCTGCCATGACGACGTACTCAATGCTTCGAGAAAGGGAATGGGCATATGTCTCATGGGGTTCGATGCTGGTGCTGATATTGATTTTTTTCCGTTATCACGCGTCCGACGTCCTCTCCCTCTCTTTCTGA
- a CDS encoding disulfide bond formation protein B yields the protein MKRIFLNGLGPYINELSLLIITGTLFTAFYYQLVLNEIPCPLCLLQRASIVLIGAGFLFNIQFGTSTRHFGMALVGCVVTAAVATRQVFLHILPQATGYGGRLLGLHLYTWTLVFAVAMMLCIAFALMQPEARPASSGRVPTLARRIVVLLFVSVVVMNLASVFLECGLSQCVDNPVGYKWLDAW from the coding sequence ATGAAGCGAATTTTCCTGAACGGTCTCGGACCTTACATCAACGAATTGTCCTTGCTGATCATCACGGGGACACTGTTCACCGCCTTTTACTATCAGCTGGTACTGAATGAAATTCCCTGTCCGCTTTGCTTGTTGCAGCGTGCATCAATCGTCTTGATTGGCGCGGGATTCCTGTTCAATATTCAGTTCGGCACATCCACGCGCCATTTCGGCATGGCGCTGGTCGGGTGTGTCGTGACGGCCGCGGTCGCCACGCGGCAGGTGTTTCTTCACATTCTGCCGCAGGCGACGGGTTATGGCGGCCGTTTGCTGGGCTTGCATCTCTATACGTGGACGCTGGTTTTCGCCGTGGCGATGATGCTGTGCATCGCCTTCGCGCTGATGCAGCCGGAAGCGCGTCCGGCGAGTAGCGGACGAGTGCCGACACTGGCGAGACGGATCGTGGTCTTGCTGTTCGTGTCCGTCGTCGTCATGAATCTCGCATCGGTTTTTCTTGAGTGCGGCTTGTCGCAATGCGTCGACAATCCCGTAGGCTATAAATGGCTCGACGCGTGGTGA
- a CDS encoding IpaD/SipD/SspD family type III secretion system needle tip protein, which yields MVMNLTDAARDDIRLRRDMATFPAQPPAARDAVPDVAESGALMAFDPEAIPGGVVARLTDAAPLRGLTDAMANPGPTTGTAPLADPSTAARRRLQRILDAAVKGETGNIGLAIQSHRAAQAQAFATLQDRVNTRLDVATPDRQARDASPQPARGSESGLGASAAPAPTPGAQAGDADRADDPAANAPVASDPPTDTPAAVDAITIDTLDDLKAYYAQYAAAYQTLAAYIEANSASDPEGCKQRSQAFADQFSAPLIVGAGIDPAYASVALGGAWQISDISLPGKGHFEAYRLNLGPVQSYIEDQAFCDRLLGDFNAAGVLWNASAGDGTREPGYSAPTYSQACAAVQKLKDSVTQISHISVLPPASLADFYNFRSDPAGGYFVEPSAKFQKTIDDGNAYLAAWREKYGGTPTDEDKYDRGEGGAAREMYNIAGDWLGQNTNVTDWLAEVTKGIPAKFETWNPDIAAVNAALDSLARSDAAQYGGLKATIGEAKAAIIDPYGDLITQYMKYTQSITDIVADLSKYVQATGDGSKVTFDADALRSEIQGKIDALSAWSLTIPGTTVLSQADWSKELAGNFIATKNTDGTTTLTLDLTNLNGMRDSLKNYGKGDISVTQYNAWYSGFSSEKDNVQNLSQSIAEKFSKMNTTFDDLVRVMSATISALLESESKYFQF from the coding sequence ATGGTGATGAATCTGACCGACGCTGCGCGTGACGACATCCGTCTTCGCCGGGACATGGCGACCTTCCCTGCGCAGCCACCGGCGGCGCGCGATGCCGTACCGGATGTGGCCGAGAGCGGCGCGCTCATGGCATTCGACCCGGAAGCCATTCCGGGCGGCGTCGTCGCCCGTTTGACCGACGCCGCCCCGTTGCGCGGCCTGACCGACGCCATGGCGAATCCCGGGCCGACCACCGGAACCGCACCCCTCGCCGATCCGTCGACCGCTGCCCGACGCCGCCTGCAACGCATCCTGGACGCCGCGGTCAAGGGCGAGACCGGCAACATCGGGCTGGCGATTCAAAGTCACCGAGCCGCGCAGGCGCAGGCATTCGCCACGCTGCAAGACCGGGTGAACACCCGGCTGGACGTCGCAACGCCGGACCGGCAGGCGCGCGATGCCTCGCCGCAGCCCGCGCGCGGCTCGGAAAGCGGACTCGGCGCGTCGGCCGCCCCCGCCCCGACGCCCGGGGCACAGGCCGGCGACGCGGACCGCGCCGACGATCCGGCCGCGAACGCGCCCGTGGCCAGCGATCCGCCCACGGATACGCCAGCGGCCGTCGACGCGATCACGATCGATACGCTCGACGACCTCAAGGCCTATTACGCGCAATACGCCGCGGCCTACCAAACCCTTGCCGCCTACATCGAGGCGAACTCCGCGTCGGACCCGGAGGGTTGCAAGCAAAGGTCCCAGGCGTTCGCCGACCAGTTCAGCGCACCGCTGATCGTCGGCGCCGGCATCGATCCCGCCTATGCGTCCGTCGCACTGGGCGGTGCCTGGCAAATCAGCGACATCTCCCTGCCCGGGAAAGGGCACTTCGAAGCGTATCGGCTCAATCTGGGACCGGTACAGTCCTATATCGAAGACCAGGCGTTCTGCGATCGGCTGCTGGGTGACTTCAACGCCGCTGGCGTCCTCTGGAACGCCTCGGCCGGAGATGGCACGAGAGAACCGGGTTATTCAGCGCCCACGTATTCGCAGGCTTGTGCCGCCGTGCAGAAACTGAAGGATTCGGTCACTCAGATCTCGCACATCAGCGTGCTTCCTCCTGCCAGTCTGGCTGACTTCTATAATTTCCGGAGCGATCCCGCCGGCGGCTATTTCGTCGAACCTTCGGCCAAGTTCCAAAAAACCATTGACGACGGCAATGCATACCTTGCCGCATGGCGGGAAAAATACGGTGGCACGCCGACGGACGAAGATAAATACGACAGGGGCGAGGGGGGAGCCGCACGGGAAATGTACAACATCGCGGGAGATTGGCTCGGTCAAAATACCAATGTCACCGATTGGCTGGCGGAAGTTACCAAGGGCATACCGGCGAAATTCGAGACCTGGAATCCCGACATCGCCGCCGTGAATGCCGCCCTCGACAGCCTGGCACGGTCGGACGCGGCCCAATATGGCGGCCTGAAGGCGACGATCGGCGAAGCGAAGGCCGCCATCATCGACCCCTACGGCGATCTGATAACCCAGTACATGAAATACACGCAGTCGATCACCGACATCGTCGCGGATCTATCCAAGTACGTCCAGGCGACCGGCGACGGCTCGAAAGTCACGTTCGACGCCGACGCCCTACGCTCGGAGATTCAAGGAAAAATCGATGCCTTGTCGGCCTGGTCGCTCACGATCCCCGGCACCACCGTGCTATCGCAGGCCGATTGGTCGAAGGAACTGGCAGGCAACTTCATCGCGACCAAGAACACCGACGGCACCACGACGCTCACGCTCGATTTGACGAATTTGAACGGCATGCGCGACTCGCTGAAGAACTACGGCAAGGGCGACATCAGCGTGACGCAATACAATGCGTGGTATTCGGGCTTCTCGAGCGAGAAGGACAATGTCCAGAATCTGTCGCAAAGCATCGCGGAGAAGTTTTCCAAGATGAACACGACGTTCGACGACCTGGTCCGCGTCATGAGCGCGACGATCTCGGCGTTGCTTGAGTCGGAATCGAAATATTTCCAATTCTGA
- a CDS encoding CS1 type fimbrial major subunit produces the protein MKVTKIIGALAMAVCAPAFASGKDVGGSSITQLFYVTANVNTMLQLTALDGSALDPNVTMAYSLLKKSLAPADVDAILATNDTANNIVASVPYTPVLFSGTNQIPLTVKMNGVPLTQAETVFQTKTLFSTGDTAAIDFNFSPTWPTAAIPQGAYKGTVTVMLQQQTPS, from the coding sequence ATGAAAGTCACAAAAATCATCGGCGCGCTTGCGATGGCGGTCTGCGCGCCGGCGTTTGCCAGCGGAAAGGACGTGGGCGGATCGAGTATCACGCAGTTGTTCTACGTTACCGCGAACGTCAATACGATGCTGCAACTGACGGCGCTCGATGGAAGCGCGCTGGATCCAAACGTCACGATGGCCTACAGCCTGCTCAAGAAATCGCTGGCACCGGCCGATGTCGACGCTATCCTCGCCACCAACGACACCGCCAACAATATCGTCGCGTCGGTTCCGTACACCCCCGTGCTGTTTAGCGGTACCAATCAGATTCCGCTGACGGTGAAGATGAATGGCGTGCCGTTGACCCAGGCGGAAACGGTGTTTCAGACAAAGACGCTGTTCTCGACAGGCGATACCGCGGCGATCGATTTCAACTTTTCCCCGACGTGGCCCACCGCCGCCATCCCGCAAGGAGCCTACAAGGGGACGGTGACGGTGATGTTGCAGCAGCAGACGCCGTCGTAA
- a CDS encoding TcfC E-set like domain-containing protein: protein MRSVSCIAVWGLLLLESVAPLRATAAQAPADRVPPGFENLAAIGESARIEVRVGGRRLGLFDARVTAKDIVFSNPAGILAALPLKKGIDEKDRTLLLRRLENPMARHSDLVCGLQGQDVAGCDYIDTKSIDIIYDESEEQADIFISKSWLASDGPAHPERFSVSPDTSRAFIQRNSVVIAGSSGYRSASLNAHAVLGATDSSFIASDYTFSYNGSEWGQQTSADVSNLYYRYDIGRRLYLQAGRMDARDLSTQFGGTFAFSMLPLPRMDGIRIGTTQAYVNPDSESKRTPVTILLSQNARVDAYRGAQLLSSSYFRSGIHQIDTQAFPPGTYLLTLRVVENGREVRTETQPFSRVDGGLGTPGAFQWFVQAGKSGSDGYSRATPGQVMSGGIKLSLSSDTSVTFGVAGQAGAIYSEGRLDWQRQFAAGTADISAAIFAGNDGSHGNAESLDWSGPYSALLAWTNTGSSDCSASRASSCESDVTASVSHALYGWDVRVGLTHASSEWLYGDLMPGSSAVVDPEDGRYRPQYFPATALRHAWVHRRSRSSTVQLSVSHVFEWRNLDIDTDASLYFRRVNRHDDRGAYLSLQLHHAAPSGSADGAMNFDGALTYSLESTPQGVQNQMGMSGTIRPQGALRASAGTSMSVDQRGDIDAAVTGRAEGRDGSIDVGLSDHYDARTGAALPAFSGTYSGTVALSPAGVLIGDDSGDANPMAAVIVSMKGDHAASSQTVARVRGDGVASQNMRIGESAFLPQSAYRPVDVDIEDPDARQGAGVASVKEGLGKRTWFMVPGHVGRQFATAQFTYTYVGRLTAGDKSDLANGIILAGDFVEINDDGTFAADFHHRLKALDVLLGNALFECMMPSTPSRQSLFNAHTVHCTPILSSALPRDVRNDAQVIKMLAKHHVPVSKNLAAASKETATRVSRDDG from the coding sequence ATGCGTTCGGTGTCTTGCATCGCCGTCTGGGGATTACTATTACTGGAATCGGTTGCACCGCTGCGTGCAACGGCGGCGCAGGCACCGGCGGACCGGGTGCCCCCAGGGTTCGAGAACCTCGCTGCCATTGGTGAGTCGGCGCGTATCGAAGTACGCGTCGGAGGCAGACGTCTGGGCCTGTTCGATGCGCGCGTAACCGCCAAAGACATCGTGTTCTCGAATCCGGCGGGCATCCTGGCAGCATTGCCGCTGAAAAAGGGCATCGACGAAAAGGATCGGACGTTGCTGCTGCGGCGTCTGGAGAACCCGATGGCACGCCATAGCGATCTGGTCTGTGGCTTGCAAGGGCAGGACGTTGCCGGGTGCGACTACATCGATACGAAAAGTATCGATATCATCTACGACGAATCGGAGGAACAGGCCGACATATTCATTTCAAAATCATGGCTCGCGTCGGACGGTCCCGCACATCCGGAACGTTTCAGCGTTTCCCCGGATACGTCGCGAGCCTTCATCCAGCGCAATTCCGTGGTCATTGCGGGATCGTCCGGATACCGAAGCGCGAGTCTGAACGCGCACGCGGTTCTGGGCGCGACCGATAGCAGTTTCATCGCGTCCGATTATACTTTTTCATACAATGGGAGCGAATGGGGGCAGCAGACGTCGGCGGATGTCAGCAACCTCTATTATCGTTACGATATCGGCCGCCGTCTGTATCTACAGGCGGGCCGGATGGATGCGCGGGATTTGTCGACGCAGTTCGGAGGCACGTTCGCGTTTTCGATGCTGCCCCTGCCGCGTATGGACGGGATACGGATCGGCACGACACAAGCGTATGTCAATCCCGATTCGGAAAGCAAACGCACTCCCGTCACCATCTTGCTGTCTCAAAACGCGCGCGTCGACGCATATCGCGGCGCGCAACTGCTATCGAGCAGCTATTTTCGGTCCGGGATTCATCAGATCGATACCCAGGCATTTCCGCCCGGGACCTATCTTTTGACGTTGCGCGTCGTCGAGAACGGACGCGAAGTCCGTACCGAAACCCAACCGTTTTCGCGGGTCGACGGCGGGCTTGGCACGCCCGGCGCATTTCAGTGGTTCGTGCAGGCGGGAAAATCCGGTTCCGACGGCTATTCACGCGCGACGCCTGGACAGGTAATGTCCGGCGGGATCAAGCTGTCGCTGAGCAGCGATACCAGCGTGACTTTCGGCGTGGCGGGCCAGGCCGGCGCGATCTACAGCGAGGGACGCCTGGATTGGCAGCGCCAGTTCGCCGCGGGCACGGCGGACATCAGCGCAGCGATTTTCGCGGGCAACGACGGCTCGCACGGGAACGCGGAGAGCCTCGACTGGAGCGGACCCTATTCCGCGTTGCTTGCCTGGACGAATACCGGTTCGAGCGATTGCAGCGCGTCGCGGGCGTCATCGTGTGAATCGGATGTGACGGCCTCTGTATCGCACGCGCTGTATGGGTGGGACGTGCGTGTCGGATTGACGCATGCCAGTTCCGAATGGCTGTACGGGGACCTGATGCCCGGCTCCAGCGCGGTAGTCGACCCCGAGGACGGCCGGTATCGCCCGCAGTACTTTCCCGCGACTGCCTTGCGTCATGCATGGGTGCATAGACGAAGCCGCTCGTCCACCGTGCAGTTATCGGTATCGCACGTCTTCGAATGGCGCAATCTCGATATCGATACGGACGCCAGTCTGTACTTTCGGCGAGTCAATCGCCATGACGACAGAGGGGCCTATCTGTCACTTCAGCTGCATCATGCCGCCCCGTCGGGGAGCGCGGACGGGGCGATGAATTTCGATGGCGCGTTGACATACAGCCTCGAAAGCACACCGCAGGGGGTGCAGAATCAGATGGGAATGTCCGGGACCATCCGGCCGCAGGGCGCGCTGCGTGCATCGGCGGGAACGAGCATGTCCGTCGATCAACGTGGTGATATCGACGCCGCCGTCACCGGCAGGGCGGAAGGACGGGACGGGAGTATCGATGTCGGTCTCAGCGACCATTACGATGCCCGCACCGGCGCGGCGCTCCCCGCTTTCAGCGGAACGTATTCCGGCACGGTCGCGTTGTCGCCGGCGGGCGTCCTCATCGGGGACGATTCCGGAGACGCCAATCCCATGGCGGCCGTCATCGTATCGATGAAGGGCGACCACGCGGCCTCGTCGCAGACGGTGGCGAGGGTGCGGGGTGATGGCGTGGCCTCGCAAAACATGCGCATCGGCGAGAGTGCATTTCTTCCGCAGTCGGCATACCGGCCCGTGGACGTCGATATCGAGGATCCCGATGCCAGGCAGGGTGCGGGCGTCGCTTCCGTGAAGGAGGGGCTCGGGAAACGGACATGGTTCATGGTGCCGGGCCACGTGGGTCGCCAGTTCGCGACGGCGCAATTCACCTATACCTATGTCGGAAGATTGACGGCGGGTGACAAGAGCGATCTCGCGAACGGCATCATTCTGGCTGGCGATTTCGTTGAAATCAATGACGACGGCACGTTCGCCGCAGACTTTCACCATCGATTGAAGGCGCTCGATGTTCTGTTGGGAAATGCATTATTCGAATGCATGATGCCCTCGACGCCATCGCGCCAATCGCTCTTCAATGCACACACCGTGCATTGCACGCCGATCCTGTCGTCGGCGCTGCCGCGCGACGTTCGGAACGACGCGCAGGTCATCAAAATGCTCGCGAAGCATCACGTTCCGGTGTCGAAAAACCTGGCGGCGGCCAGCAAGGAAACAGCGACACGCGTTTCGCGGGACGACGGTTGA
- a CDS encoding CfaE/CblD family pilus tip adhesin — protein MRYQFSKRWHFLSNCILLAIFLFWGSDVYAYYHNFDYAFDKSNGFVATSVIYGGSEEDKSRYTGMVCGSDTSPTFGACDTNPGAFGEKAEPGQTPLKLTFTEQRSGALAVVNLNLYRRYVSEASSSQCSSDGMDTKINVIGDCSLDSGDTKYYLSLADAASALPYGGIWTATLQLHQYKFVQRKLVWIQWDTLFLRIKMTDVKNMQMYLPNMSSAKPTVDLRLVASPFAKPDATESGDATIESCLYDGYNSDSTKFTLTAINPDANDGDFFVTARNPGNLGAGDRSKITYQVFASSPGDPSAPELPLASGAAHDFTVSPGAQVRQVALPGVTGPVVCVPWSLHLHTPAFKQKDKQAGYYDGKLKVLFSPSTNQAP, from the coding sequence ATGAGATATCAATTTTCAAAGCGATGGCATTTCCTTTCCAACTGCATATTGCTTGCGATATTTTTATTTTGGGGGAGCGACGTTTATGCTTATTACCACAATTTCGATTACGCTTTCGATAAATCGAACGGGTTTGTAGCAACCTCCGTGATATACGGTGGGAGCGAGGAGGATAAAAGCAGATATACCGGGATGGTGTGCGGTTCCGATACCTCTCCAACTTTTGGCGCATGTGACACGAATCCGGGGGCGTTCGGCGAAAAAGCGGAACCGGGACAGACGCCTCTGAAACTGACTTTCACCGAGCAGCGCTCGGGGGCCCTCGCGGTGGTGAATCTCAATCTTTACCGCCGGTATGTGTCGGAAGCGTCGAGCTCGCAATGCAGTTCCGACGGCATGGATACGAAGATCAATGTCATAGGGGACTGCTCCCTCGATTCCGGGGATACAAAGTACTATCTCAGTCTCGCCGACGCGGCCTCGGCACTACCCTATGGCGGCATCTGGACTGCAACCCTGCAACTGCACCAATATAAGTTCGTGCAGAGAAAACTTGTCTGGATACAGTGGGATACGCTTTTCCTTCGGATAAAAATGACAGATGTAAAAAATATGCAGATGTATTTGCCCAATATGAGCAGCGCGAAGCCCACGGTCGATTTGCGACTGGTGGCCAGTCCCTTCGCGAAACCGGACGCGACCGAGAGCGGCGACGCGACGATCGAGTCTTGTCTTTATGATGGGTACAACAGCGACAGCACCAAATTCACGTTGACGGCGATCAATCCGGACGCGAATGACGGCGACTTTTTCGTCACCGCGCGAAATCCAGGAAACCTCGGCGCCGGCGACCGTTCGAAAATTACTTACCAAGTGTTCGCGTCGAGTCCCGGTGATCCGTCCGCACCCGAACTTCCGCTTGCCTCGGGAGCGGCGCACGATTTCACCGTTTCGCCAGGCGCGCAGGTCCGGCAGGTGGCTCTGCCCGGCGTGACCGGTCCGGTGGTCTGCGTTCCATGGTCTCTTCATTTGCATACACCCGCATTCAAGCAAAAAGACAAGCAGGCGGGGTATTACGACGGCAAGCTGAAGGTGCTGTTCAGTCCCTCCACCAACCAGGCGCCTTGA
- a CDS encoding MFS transporter: MSHSHASSSRMSGLELRATLSLAAIFALRMLGLFMIMPVFSIYAKTIPGGDNAAAVGLAIGIYGLTQSLFYIPYGWLSDRIGRKPVIIAGLVVFALGSAIAALAHDMTWIIIGRAIQGAGAISSAITAFIADLTTEGNRTKAMAMVGGSIGVSFGVAIILAPVVFRWIGMSGLFSAIGVLAVLAIAVVIWVVPDAPTGPPVVRSPFSEVLHNPELLRMNFGVYALHATQTALFVVLPHMLELAGLPVASHWRVYLPVMGLSFVLMVPAIIVAEKRGRMKGVMLGAIALVLIGQLALAALPGMLWVIALVLLVYFTGFNVLEASQPSMVSKLSPGPRKGAAMGVYNTLQALGLFSGGAIGGWLSKTSGPHAVFYGASALVFVWLIIASRMKAPPVRQPV; this comes from the coding sequence ATGTCACACTCTCACGCTTCCTCGTCGCGCATGAGCGGGCTGGAGCTGCGCGCGACGTTGTCGCTGGCGGCCATCTTCGCGCTGCGCATGCTCGGCCTGTTCATGATCATGCCGGTCTTCTCGATCTATGCGAAGACCATTCCCGGCGGCGACAACGCCGCGGCGGTCGGTCTGGCGATCGGCATCTACGGTCTGACGCAGTCGCTGTTCTATATTCCCTACGGCTGGTTGTCCGACCGGATCGGCCGCAAACCGGTGATCATCGCCGGCCTTGTCGTGTTCGCGCTGGGCAGCGCCATCGCCGCGCTCGCGCACGACATGACCTGGATCATCATCGGCCGCGCGATTCAGGGCGCCGGCGCGATTTCCTCGGCCATCACCGCCTTCATCGCCGATCTGACCACCGAGGGCAACCGGACCAAGGCGATGGCGATGGTGGGCGGCAGCATCGGCGTCTCGTTCGGCGTGGCGATCATCCTTGCGCCCGTGGTGTTTCGGTGGATCGGCATGAGCGGGCTGTTCTCGGCGATCGGCGTGCTGGCGGTGCTGGCCATCGCCGTGGTCATCTGGGTCGTGCCCGACGCGCCCACCGGGCCGCCGGTGGTGCGCTCGCCGTTCTCCGAGGTCCTGCACAATCCGGAACTGCTGCGCATGAATTTCGGCGTCTATGCGCTGCACGCCACGCAGACCGCGCTGTTCGTGGTGCTGCCGCACATGCTGGAACTGGCCGGGCTGCCGGTCGCCTCGCACTGGCGGGTTTACCTGCCGGTGATGGGCCTGTCCTTCGTGCTGATGGTGCCGGCGATCATCGTCGCGGAGAAGCGCGGCAGGATGAAAGGCGTCATGCTCGGCGCCATTGCCCTGGTGCTGATCGGCCAGCTTGCGCTGGCCGCGTTGCCCGGTATGCTATGGGTTATCGCGCTCGTGCTGCTGGTGTATTTCACCGGCTTCAACGTGCTGGAGGCGTCGCAGCCGTCGATGGTGTCCAAACTCTCGCCCGGGCCCCGCAAGGGCGCCGCGATGGGGGTCTACAACACCTTGCAGGCGCTGGGCCTGTTCTCCGGCGGAGCGATCGGCGGCTGGCTGTCGAAGACGAGCGGCCCGCACGCGGTGTTTTACGGCGCGTCGGCGCTGGTTTTCGTCTGGCTTATAATCGCGAGCCGGATGAAGGCGCCGCCGGTCCGCCAGCCTGTCTGA
- the ssb gene encoding single-stranded DNA-binding protein: MASVNKVILVGNLGADPETRYLPSGDAVTNLRLATTDRYKDKASGEMKESTEWHRVSFFGRLAEVAGEYLKKGSSVYVEGRIRTRKWTDQSGQEKYSTEIVGEQMQMLGGRGGAGGGGGGMGGGDEGGYQRESSGGGGGGGGYQQRENSGGGRSGGASRAPAGGGNGGGNGGGNAGNGGGAGRSSGGFDEMDDDIPF, encoded by the coding sequence ATGGCATCGGTCAACAAAGTGATTCTCGTCGGCAACCTCGGCGCCGATCCCGAAACGCGGTACCTCCCGAGCGGGGATGCCGTGACCAATCTGCGTCTCGCGACGACGGACCGCTACAAGGACAAGGCCAGCGGTGAGATGAAGGAATCCACCGAATGGCACCGGGTGTCGTTCTTCGGCCGTCTGGCCGAGGTCGCCGGCGAATACCTGAAGAAGGGCTCCTCGGTGTATGTCGAGGGGCGGATCCGCACGCGCAAGTGGACCGATCAGTCCGGGCAGGAAAAATATTCGACCGAGATCGTCGGCGAGCAGATGCAGATGTTGGGCGGCCGCGGCGGCGCGGGTGGCGGCGGTGGCGGCATGGGCGGCGGCGATGAAGGCGGCTATCAGCGCGAAAGCAGCGGTGGCGGCGGTGGCGGCGGTGGTTACCAGCAGCGCGAGAACAGCGGCGGCGGTCGCAGCGGCGGCGCATCGCGTGCGCCGGCCGGCGGCGGAAATGGTGGTGGCAACGGCGGCGGGAATGCCGGTAACGGCGGCGGCGCGGGCCGGTCGAGTGGCGGGTTCGACGAAATGGATGACGACATTCCGTTCTAG
- a CDS encoding MgtC/SapB family protein, translating into MTLDFFLRLIAAFGCGIVIGLERQWRQRTAGLRTVTLVTSGACLFVTLGVLTGNGVAGVTQIAAYVVSGVGFLGGGVIMREKGTIQGINTAATLWCSAAVGVLCGAGHYGPALGGTLVVLLTNTLLRSVSHIINASPVSTADLVRSYVLTVICREEDEIHMRALLSNAMSSSPLSFQSLTSKDADEARERVEVQAVVALHPKDQPKLERLASRISMEKGVSSVGWEGLKTEPAVE; encoded by the coding sequence ATGACCCTCGACTTTTTCCTTCGCCTGATCGCCGCCTTCGGCTGCGGCATCGTCATCGGCCTGGAGCGCCAGTGGCGCCAGCGCACCGCCGGCTTGCGCACCGTCACGCTCGTGACCAGCGGCGCCTGTCTGTTCGTGACGCTGGGCGTGCTGACCGGCAACGGCGTCGCGGGCGTTACCCAGATCGCCGCCTACGTGGTCTCGGGCGTCGGCTTCCTGGGCGGGGGCGTGATCATGCGCGAGAAAGGCACGATCCAGGGCATCAACACCGCCGCGACGCTCTGGTGTTCCGCGGCCGTCGGGGTGCTGTGCGGCGCCGGCCACTACGGCCCGGCACTGGGCGGCACCCTGGTCGTGCTGCTGACCAACACGCTGTTGCGCAGCGTCAGCCACATCATCAACGCGTCGCCGGTTTCGACCGCCGACCTGGTCCGCTCCTATGTGCTGACGGTGATCTGCCGGGAAGAAGACGAAATTCACATGCGCGCGCTGCTGTCGAACGCGATGTCGTCTTCGCCGCTGTCGTTCCAGTCGCTGACCAGCAAGGATGCGGACGAAGCGCGCGAACGCGTCGAAGTGCAGGCGGTCGTCGCGCTGCATCCGAAGGACCAGCCGAAGCTGGAGCGCCTGGCGAGCCGCATCAGCATGGAGAAAGGGGTGTCGAGCGTGGGGTGGGAGGGATTGAAGACGGAGCCGGCGGTGGAGTGA